Proteins from a genomic interval of Prevotella sp. E13-27:
- a CDS encoding dihydroorotate dehydrogenase, whose protein sequence is MADLSVKIKDLQLKNPVMTASGTFGYGLEFQDFVELDQIGGIIVKGTTLKPREGNDYPRMAETAMGMLNCVGLQNKGVDYFCEHIYPELKDIDTNFIVNVSGSSPEDYAECAARINELERIPAIELNISCPNVRDGGMAFGVTCEGASSVVKAVRKRYDKTLIVKLSPNVTSIVDIAKAVEAEGADSVSLINTLMGMAVDIERRRKLLSIGTGGLSGPCLKPVALRMVYQVAKAVGIPVVGLGGIMTAEDAIEFLMCGATAIEVGTANFIDPAVTMKIRDGINDWLERHGCHSVKEIIGAID, encoded by the coding sequence ATGGCAGATTTAAGCGTAAAGATAAAAGACCTGCAGCTGAAGAACCCCGTGATGACGGCTTCAGGCACCTTCGGCTACGGACTGGAGTTTCAGGATTTTGTAGAGCTCGACCAGATAGGAGGCATCATAGTTAAAGGCACAACGCTGAAGCCTCGCGAAGGCAACGACTATCCGCGAATGGCAGAGACAGCAATGGGCATGCTCAACTGCGTGGGACTGCAGAACAAGGGCGTGGACTACTTCTGCGAGCACATCTATCCGGAACTGAAAGACATAGACACCAACTTCATAGTAAATGTGAGCGGTTCGTCGCCAGAGGACTATGCCGAGTGTGCCGCACGCATTAACGAACTGGAGCGTATTCCTGCCATAGAGCTGAACATATCGTGTCCAAACGTGCGCGACGGCGGAATGGCGTTCGGAGTTACATGTGAAGGAGCATCGAGCGTGGTGAAGGCTGTACGCAAGCGTTATGACAAGACACTCATTGTAAAGCTGTCGCCAAACGTGACAAGTATCGTGGATATAGCAAAGGCGGTAGAGGCAGAAGGTGCCGACAGCGTGTCGCTCATCAACACTCTGATGGGAATGGCTGTTGACATAGAGCGCCGTCGAAAACTTCTATCAATAGGTACTGGCGGACTGAGCGGTCCTTGCCTTAAGCCAGTAGCCCTGAGAATGGTATATCAGGTGGCAAAGGCTGTTGGTATTCCTGTAGTAGGACTGGGAGGCATAATGACGGCTGAAGACGCTATTGAGTTCCTCATGTGTGGCGCAACAGCGATAGAGGTGGGCACAGCAAACTTCATTGACCCGGCTGTCACGATGAAGATTCGCGACGGAATAAACGATTGGCTTGAGCGTCACGGATGTCACTCAGTAAAAGAAATCATCGGCGCAATAGACTGA
- a CDS encoding dihydroorotate dehydrogenase electron transfer subunit translates to MKKTILDLTVRSVERLHERYVLLKLTHEQPLPEMLPGQFVEVRVDGSQTTFLRRPISICYVDKKANELWLLVATVGDGTKRMAQLKEGDKLNCVLPLGNGFSLPAESEPKRRLLLVGGGVGVAPMLNLGAELNAKGHEVIFLLGARSNKDLLLISEFSKYGQVYVTTEDGSEGEKGFVTQHSLLKENKFDTIYSCGPTPMMKAVAKYAKASGLNCEVSLENLMACGLGACLCCVEKTVKGNVCVCKEGPVFNIDQLLWQI, encoded by the coding sequence ATGAAAAAAACAATTCTTGACTTGACTGTTAGGTCTGTAGAGAGACTGCATGAGAGGTATGTGCTGTTGAAGCTCACTCATGAACAACCATTGCCAGAGATGCTTCCCGGACAATTCGTGGAAGTGCGCGTTGACGGCTCACAGACAACATTTCTGAGAAGGCCGATTTCTATCTGCTACGTTGACAAGAAAGCAAATGAGCTGTGGCTCCTTGTGGCTACGGTAGGCGACGGAACAAAGCGTATGGCGCAACTGAAGGAGGGCGACAAGTTGAATTGTGTACTGCCCCTCGGAAACGGTTTTTCTCTGCCTGCTGAGAGTGAGCCCAAACGCCGACTGCTGCTAGTAGGAGGTGGAGTGGGAGTGGCTCCGATGCTGAATCTCGGTGCTGAGCTTAACGCAAAAGGTCACGAAGTAATCTTCCTGCTTGGCGCCCGCTCAAATAAAGACTTACTGCTGATAAGCGAGTTCTCAAAGTATGGACAGGTATATGTCACTACCGAGGATGGCTCTGAAGGAGAGAAAGGATTTGTGACACAGCACTCGCTGTTGAAGGAGAATAAGTTTGACACAATCTACAGCTGTGGACCAACGCCGATGATGAAGGCTGTGGCCAAATATGCCAAAGCATCTGGCCTCAACTGCGAGGTGTCGCTCGAGAATCTTATGGCTTGCGGACTGGGAGCCTGCCTCTGCTGTGTGGAGAAGACGGTTAAGGGCAATGTGTGTGTGTGCAAGGAAGGACCGGTGTTTAATATTGATCAATTGTTATGGCAGATTTAA